Proteins co-encoded in one Rhodococcus sp. PAMC28707 genomic window:
- a CDS encoding STAS domain-containing protein, which translates to MTVTPRGVEDDATAHNQAAMNTHATADTSVSVAATGAIFRAVPFGSAALVVSVHGDIDIRSAPMLAEFASTHIDAHRHLVLDLSDVGFFGIAGLTVFSALDSGTEEAGSSWSLVEGHPVHRLLEAASLQPAVQVFDRVADAVEAASKR; encoded by the coding sequence ATGACTGTTACTCCGCGCGGTGTCGAAGACGACGCAACCGCACACAACCAGGCCGCAATGAATACTCATGCCACAGCAGATACCTCGGTGTCCGTGGCTGCTACCGGCGCAATATTTCGAGCCGTACCGTTCGGCTCGGCCGCGCTCGTTGTCAGCGTGCACGGCGACATCGATATCCGCAGTGCACCGATGCTGGCCGAGTTCGCATCCACCCACATCGACGCGCACCGGCACCTCGTACTCGACCTGTCCGATGTCGGCTTCTTCGGCATCGCCGGCCTTACCGTCTTCAGCGCCCTCGACAGTGGGACCGAAGAAGCAGGGTCGAGCTGGTCGCTAGTAGAAGGACACCCGGTGCATCGGTTGTTGGAAGCTGCGTCGCTCCAACCTGCCGTGCAGGTCTTCGATCGAGTTGCCGACGCCGTCGAAGCGGCATCGAAGCGCTAA
- a CDS encoding MarR family winged helix-turn-helix transcriptional regulator: MADRSELESKISSDVRALSAVSEEIGRAFSAQHELRHNDFRALLLIMVADVEGTPLTTGELGARLGLSSAAMTYLVERMIESGHIRREKDERDRRKVILRYADHGMAVAREFFGPLGMRTNSALADVPDSDLAAAHRVFVALIDSMRGHHEELLPRIT; this comes from the coding sequence GTGGCCGATCGAAGCGAGCTGGAATCGAAAATCTCGTCCGACGTACGTGCGCTGTCCGCCGTCTCCGAGGAGATCGGGCGCGCATTCAGCGCGCAACACGAACTGCGACACAACGATTTTCGTGCACTGCTCCTGATCATGGTCGCCGACGTCGAAGGCACGCCGCTGACGACGGGCGAACTCGGCGCCCGGCTCGGGTTGTCGTCCGCAGCTATGACGTACTTGGTCGAGCGGATGATCGAGTCGGGTCATATACGACGAGAAAAAGACGAACGTGACCGTCGAAAAGTGATTCTCCGCTATGCCGACCACGGCATGGCCGTCGCACGTGAATTCTTCGGTCCGCTCGGTATGCGTACCAATTCCGCGCTTGCCGATGTGCCCGACTCGGATCTTGCTGCGGCGCATCGAGTTTTCGTCGCTTTGATCGACTCGATGCGCGGGCATCACGAGGAACTCCTTCCACGGATCACCTGA
- a CDS encoding MMPL family transporter, which yields MALVGENDSAGSAPSSVPPAAESAQVTELLTQFPGADTAPAILVVSRSDGEVLSEADLAAAQQALDRTAVAAGTDTGSPPLVPAPDGKATLGLVPIDSSLSGFTLDDLVTSLRTAAVDGLPDGLDAQVTGGPAFGADIANSFSGANFTLLAVTALVVAILLIVTYRSPVLWLVPLLVIGFGDRVATSVGTALAEVTGLSFDGSTSGITSVLVFGAGTNYALLLISRYREELRAEPDHRRALARAVRHAGPAILASNATVVLALLTLLLAILPSTRSLGALAAAGLVVAAVFVLLVLPPLLALFGRKLFWPFIPGPDDRDTATSGAWFSIAAAVSRHPARTASITIVALLACAGALFGTGIGLSQTEQFRVTAESVEGFDTLSEHFPAGLADPTTVVGKTDSAAEIESVLAANAAVTSFTRGADSGTGLTRWSVVSDSPPASEEAFAVIEDLRGSLEDIPDAEALVGGSDAQALDTSDAAARDRLVVVPAILIVVLAVLLVLLRAIVAPLVLVGTTVLSALAALGIGSWVSLHIFGFPALDDNVPLFAFLFLVALGVDYTIFLVTRTREETPGHGTRSAIVRAVGATGGVITSAGIVLAAVFCVLGVLPLITLTQLGIIVGLGILLDTFVVRTLVIPALFTLIGPGIWWPNTFDSSSTELVGQKE from the coding sequence ATGGCGCTCGTCGGCGAGAACGACTCGGCCGGAAGCGCACCGTCCTCGGTGCCACCCGCAGCTGAGTCCGCCCAGGTCACCGAGCTGTTGACCCAATTCCCCGGCGCAGACACCGCACCGGCGATACTCGTCGTCAGTCGATCCGATGGCGAGGTGTTGTCCGAAGCCGATCTGGCCGCCGCGCAGCAAGCCCTCGATCGGACCGCGGTCGCCGCGGGCACCGACACCGGTTCGCCTCCGCTCGTGCCGGCACCCGACGGCAAAGCAACGCTCGGCCTGGTTCCGATAGACAGTTCGCTGTCCGGGTTCACTCTCGACGACCTCGTCACCTCGCTGCGCACCGCTGCCGTCGACGGCCTTCCCGACGGCCTCGACGCGCAGGTGACCGGCGGACCGGCATTCGGCGCCGACATCGCGAACTCCTTCTCCGGCGCAAACTTCACCCTCCTCGCGGTCACCGCACTCGTGGTCGCGATCCTTCTCATCGTGACGTACAGATCGCCTGTTCTGTGGCTGGTTCCGCTCCTCGTCATCGGCTTCGGCGATCGCGTCGCCACCTCCGTCGGAACGGCGCTCGCCGAGGTGACCGGCCTGTCGTTCGACGGTTCCACCTCCGGCATCACCAGCGTTCTCGTCTTCGGAGCGGGTACGAACTACGCGTTGCTGTTGATTTCGAGATATCGGGAAGAGTTGCGGGCCGAGCCCGATCATCGACGTGCACTTGCCCGAGCCGTCCGCCACGCCGGGCCTGCAATTCTCGCCAGCAACGCCACCGTCGTGCTGGCATTGTTGACACTGCTACTGGCGATCCTGCCCAGCACCCGCAGCCTGGGTGCACTCGCGGCAGCAGGCCTCGTCGTCGCAGCCGTGTTCGTCCTCCTCGTTCTTCCCCCGCTGCTGGCATTGTTCGGACGAAAGCTGTTCTGGCCCTTCATCCCAGGACCTGACGATCGCGATACCGCCACCTCGGGGGCCTGGTTCTCCATCGCCGCCGCAGTATCACGACATCCAGCACGCACGGCGTCGATCACGATCGTCGCGCTCCTCGCCTGTGCCGGTGCTCTTTTCGGAACCGGTATCGGCTTGTCACAGACCGAGCAGTTCCGCGTGACCGCCGAATCCGTCGAAGGCTTCGACACCCTCTCCGAGCACTTCCCCGCAGGTCTCGCCGATCCGACGACAGTGGTCGGAAAGACGGATTCGGCCGCCGAGATCGAGTCCGTCCTGGCAGCCAACGCCGCCGTCACCTCGTTCACTCGTGGCGCCGACTCCGGCACCGGCCTGACTCGATGGTCCGTCGTATCCGACTCGCCGCCTGCGTCCGAGGAAGCGTTCGCCGTCATCGAGGATCTACGCGGTTCGCTGGAGGACATTCCAGATGCCGAGGCGCTCGTCGGCGGCAGTGACGCCCAAGCCCTCGACACCAGTGACGCCGCCGCCAGGGACCGGCTCGTCGTCGTGCCCGCCATTCTGATCGTCGTTCTCGCTGTGCTGCTCGTATTGTTGCGCGCCATCGTCGCCCCGCTGGTGCTCGTCGGCACGACAGTGCTGAGCGCCCTGGCGGCCCTTGGCATCGGTAGCTGGGTGAGCTTGCACATCTTCGGATTCCCGGCTCTCGACGACAACGTTCCGCTGTTCGCCTTCCTGTTCTTGGTTGCCCTCGGCGTCGACTACACGATCTTCCTCGTCACGCGTACCCGGGAGGAGACGCCCGGCCATGGCACTCGCTCGGCCATCGTGCGGGCGGTGGGCGCCACGGGTGGTGTCATCACGAGTGCTGGCATCGTGCTGGCCGCGGTGTTCTGTGTGCTCGGTGTACTTCCGCTCATCACGCTCACTCAGCTGGGTATCATCGTCGGCCTCGGCATTCTGCTGGATACCTTCGTGGTGCGCACGTTGGTCATTCCAGCCCTGTTCACCCTCATCGGCCCGGGGATATGGTGGCCGAACACATTCGATTCCAGCAGTACCGAACTGGTGGGACAAAAGGAGTGA
- a CDS encoding lipocalin family protein, giving the protein MKVHSMLTRALVAGACATGMLLAGGIAQAAPAPSGSAGFEPLAPVPSLDVAEYQGTWNQIAAVPQPFNLECARDTQAKYTLLDPANVRVENTCTTWNGEQNYILGNARVNDTVTNAQLHVSFPGVPTQENPEGPTNYIVAYIADDYSWAFVGDPFRTSGFVLSRSSEASPETFREIRAVAESLGYNSCLILTSPTPGGATGVQPLCTV; this is encoded by the coding sequence ATGAAGGTACATTCGATGCTCACACGCGCGCTCGTTGCGGGCGCATGCGCCACGGGGATGCTGCTCGCCGGCGGAATCGCGCAGGCAGCACCTGCCCCGTCCGGTTCGGCCGGATTCGAACCCCTCGCCCCCGTCCCGTCCCTCGATGTCGCTGAATACCAGGGCACCTGGAATCAAATTGCCGCCGTACCGCAGCCGTTCAACCTCGAATGCGCGCGCGACACACAAGCCAAATACACCCTGCTCGATCCGGCGAACGTGCGCGTGGAGAACACGTGCACCACCTGGAACGGGGAGCAGAACTACATTCTCGGCAACGCCCGCGTCAACGACACGGTGACGAATGCCCAGCTGCACGTGAGCTTTCCGGGCGTACCGACCCAGGAGAACCCGGAAGGGCCGACCAACTACATCGTCGCCTACATCGCGGACGACTACTCCTGGGCGTTCGTCGGAGATCCGTTCCGGACTTCGGGCTTCGTCCTGTCCCGCTCATCCGAAGCGAGCCCGGAAACATTCCGCGAAATCCGCGCCGTCGCCGAATCGCTCGGCTACAACTCGTGCCTGATTCTCACCTCGCCCACACCAGGCGGAGCAACGGGCGTTCAGCCACTCTGCACCGTGTAG